One genomic window of Halorubrum hochsteinianum includes the following:
- a CDS encoding NAD-dependent epimerase/dehydratase family protein — MRVVVVGCGYVGLALAGQLDARGHAVTGVRRSDGGLDAVSAVSPDVEAVRADATEPESLAALPDADAVVFAASSGGRGADAARDVYVDGLANVVDEYGSRASPPDRLVYTSSTGVYGDHDGGWVDEETPVEPTTEKTRVLAEAERIATERAGDAGIDGTVVRFAGLYGPDRYRLERYVEGPVTAGYLNMVHRDDAAGSIRHLLETDRARDRAVLVVDDEPVDKHAFADWLADACGVARPEKLSKDERIAAGDLSAAAERRIRTSKRCSNGLLRDLGYEFVHPTFRSGYREAVRAYRAATE; from the coding sequence ATGAGGGTCGTCGTCGTCGGCTGCGGCTACGTCGGGCTGGCGCTGGCGGGGCAGCTCGACGCCCGCGGCCACGCGGTGACCGGCGTCCGGCGGTCCGACGGCGGGCTCGACGCGGTCTCTGCCGTCAGCCCCGACGTCGAGGCCGTCCGCGCGGACGCGACCGAGCCGGAGTCGCTGGCCGCCCTGCCGGACGCGGACGCGGTCGTCTTCGCGGCCAGTTCCGGCGGTCGCGGCGCGGACGCGGCGCGGGACGTGTACGTCGACGGGCTGGCGAACGTCGTCGACGAGTACGGCTCGCGGGCGTCCCCGCCGGACAGGCTGGTGTACACCTCCTCGACCGGCGTGTACGGCGACCACGACGGCGGGTGGGTCGACGAGGAGACGCCGGTCGAGCCCACCACGGAGAAGACCCGCGTCCTCGCCGAGGCCGAGCGGATCGCGACGGAGCGCGCCGGAGACGCGGGGATCGACGGGACCGTGGTTCGGTTCGCGGGGCTGTACGGCCCGGACCGGTACAGGCTGGAACGGTACGTGGAGGGGCCGGTGACCGCCGGCTACCTGAACATGGTCCACCGCGACGACGCGGCGGGGTCGATCCGGCACCTGTTGGAGACGGACCGCGCGCGCGACCGGGCCGTCCTCGTCGTCGACGACGAACCGGTGGACAAACACGCGTTCGCCGACTGGCTCGCGGACGCCTGCGGCGTGGCGCGCCCGGAGAAGCTGTCGAAGGACGAGCGGATCGCGGCCGGGGACCTCTCCGCGGCCGCGGAGCGCCGGATTCGGACGAGCAAGCGGTGTTCGAACGGGCTGCTCCGCGACCTCGGTTACGAGTTCGTCCACCCGACGTTCCGGTCAGGGTACCGGGAGGCCGTGCGCGCGTACCGGGCGGCAACCGAGTAG
- a CDS encoding helix-turn-helix domain-containing protein: protein MSTTDAVTADDGAADRWAAVRDLPPSAKLVAKVLDYNDTLTQSELAEETLLPPRTVRYALSRLEDEGVVDSRFSFTDARKRLYSLSV from the coding sequence ATGAGCACGACCGATGCCGTCACCGCCGACGACGGAGCCGCGGACCGCTGGGCCGCCGTTCGCGACCTGCCGCCGAGCGCGAAGTTAGTCGCGAAGGTGCTGGACTACAACGACACGCTCACCCAGAGCGAACTGGCGGAGGAGACGCTGCTCCCGCCGCGGACCGTCCGGTACGCGCTGTCGCGGCTCGAAGACGAGGGCGTCGTCGACTCTCGATTCTCGTTCACCGACGCGCGCAAGCGGCTGTACTCGCTCTCCGTCTGA
- the mre11 gene encoding DNA double-strand break repair protein Mre11 produces the protein MTRVIHTGDTHIGYSQYHSPVRRQDFLDAFEAVVDDAVDDGVDAVVHAGDLFHDRRPELRDLMGTISVLRRLDDAGVPFLAVVGNHESTRGGQWLDLFERLGLATRLGDEPVVVGDTAFYGLDHVPVSRRDDLDYAFGDHDAEYAALVAHGLFEPFGYADWDTETVLTESDVDFDAMLLGDNHTPDTAEVADTWVTYPGSTERASADEREGRGYNLVVFDPDAAGGDDIVEIRRRALDTRPFVFVSVELREGEGESRVRERVREYDLADAVVHVEITGEGDPVTPAAVEEFATEEGALIARVADRRDVEADGEVDVSFADPEDAVRDRLDELSLSTAARDVESAVRSDTVSDANVRETVKRRVEERLDEDDGLGAFDPVDPDAETDEVGGGEQEADGDEAEREADGDEAEREADGDDGPDESDASDEPDADESAPDPASTDGQVSMEDYL, from the coding sequence ATGACACGGGTGATCCACACCGGCGACACCCACATCGGGTACTCGCAGTACCACTCGCCGGTCAGACGGCAGGACTTCCTCGACGCGTTCGAGGCCGTGGTCGACGACGCGGTCGACGACGGCGTCGACGCCGTCGTCCACGCGGGCGACCTCTTCCACGACCGCCGACCGGAGCTCCGCGACCTGATGGGGACCATCTCCGTCCTCCGCCGGCTCGACGACGCCGGGGTCCCCTTCCTCGCGGTCGTCGGCAACCACGAGTCGACCAGAGGCGGCCAGTGGCTCGACCTCTTCGAGCGCCTCGGCCTCGCGACCCGGCTGGGCGACGAGCCGGTCGTCGTGGGCGACACCGCCTTCTACGGACTCGACCACGTCCCCGTCTCGCGGCGCGACGACCTCGACTACGCGTTCGGCGACCACGACGCCGAGTACGCCGCCCTCGTCGCGCACGGCCTCTTCGAGCCGTTCGGCTACGCCGACTGGGACACCGAGACCGTGCTGACCGAGAGCGACGTGGACTTCGACGCCATGCTGCTCGGCGACAACCACACGCCGGACACCGCCGAGGTCGCCGACACGTGGGTCACGTACCCGGGATCGACCGAGCGCGCGAGCGCTGACGAGCGCGAGGGGCGCGGCTACAACCTCGTCGTCTTCGACCCGGACGCGGCCGGCGGCGACGACATCGTCGAGATCCGGCGTCGCGCGCTCGACACGCGGCCGTTCGTCTTCGTCTCCGTCGAACTCCGCGAGGGGGAAGGCGAGTCTCGGGTCCGCGAGCGCGTTCGCGAGTACGACCTCGCGGACGCGGTCGTCCACGTCGAGATCACCGGCGAGGGCGACCCGGTCACGCCGGCGGCCGTCGAGGAGTTCGCGACCGAGGAGGGCGCGCTGATCGCCCGCGTCGCGGACCGACGCGACGTCGAGGCCGACGGCGAGGTCGACGTGAGCTTCGCGGACCCCGAAGACGCCGTCCGCGACCGGTTGGACGAACTGTCGCTCTCGACCGCCGCGCGCGACGTGGAGTCGGCGGTCCGCTCGGACACCGTCAGCGACGCCAACGTCCGCGAAACGGTGAAACGACGGGTCGAGGAGCGGCTCGACGAGGATGACGGCCTCGGCGCGTTCGACCCAGTCGATCCGGACGCCGAGACCGACGAGGTCGGTGGAGGGGAGCAGGAAGCCGACGGCGACGAAGCCGAGCGGGAAGCCGACGGCGACGAAGCCGAGCGGGAAGCCGACGGCGACGACGGACCCGACGAGAGCGACGCCTCGGACGAACCGGACGCCGACGAGTCGGCCCCTGACCCGGCGTCGACCGACGGACAGGTCTCAATGGAGGACTACCTGTGA
- a CDS encoding DUF7285 family protein, giving the protein MFRDRLPSASEGTDRPTAPFSAADRAAVEPVAALVAVVVVGLALGLYAGALDDAAPDRSRQSADAALDRVERAATVGGVVDPDRLRRVEAPGTATAVELEADGERWLAASGPDAPGPPGVRSPGAVAVAERRVTVRVGPGRNVRGTLRAVVWR; this is encoded by the coding sequence GTGTTCCGAGACCGTCTCCCGAGCGCGTCGGAGGGCACCGACAGACCGACCGCCCCGTTCTCCGCCGCCGACCGAGCGGCCGTCGAACCGGTCGCCGCGCTCGTCGCGGTGGTCGTCGTCGGGCTCGCCCTGGGGCTGTACGCCGGGGCGCTCGACGACGCCGCGCCCGATCGGTCCCGGCAGTCCGCGGACGCGGCGCTCGACCGCGTCGAGCGCGCGGCGACCGTCGGCGGCGTCGTCGACCCCGACCGGTTGCGACGGGTCGAGGCCCCGGGGACGGCGACCGCGGTCGAACTGGAGGCGGACGGCGAGCGCTGGCTGGCCGCGTCGGGCCCCGACGCACCGGGACCGCCGGGAGTCCGGTCTCCCGGAGCGGTCGCGGTCGCGGAGCGGCGGGTGACCGTCCGAGTGGGGCCCGGGAGGAACGTCCGCGGAACGCTCCGGGCGGTGGTGTGGCGGTGA
- a CDS encoding DHH family phosphoesterase, whose translation MRAMSAAGDGFSRAEAVLRENPEIAVGLAIVALVAVAVAVVVFRARRTPGVRFRRLLADEEEITVLMHPNPDPDAMSAAVGVASLADQVDVDATVQYPGQIRHQENRAFRTVLDLELEPIEHVSDLAAESVVLVDHNEPRGFAGADGVLPIAVVDHHPGDGAGESFTDVRTDYGASASVVAEYFQDNDAVPVPPDKHASETASDLTLSTDTATGLLYGILSDTKHLTVGASEPDFAAAAYLYPGVDQDRLDRIANPAVDAEVLEVKARAIAGRRVEGSFGVADVGGVNNVDAIPQAADELIQLEGVSAVVVIGERDGTVHLSGRSRDDRVHMGNAIAAVLDDVDNGNGGGHSRMGGGTIEPEIDPTGEGESTTVDRDALADGLFRAMAGDV comes from the coding sequence ATGCGAGCGATGAGCGCGGCCGGTGACGGGTTCTCGCGGGCGGAAGCCGTGCTCCGGGAGAACCCGGAGATCGCCGTCGGGCTGGCGATCGTCGCCCTGGTCGCCGTCGCGGTCGCCGTCGTCGTGTTCCGCGCCCGTCGGACGCCCGGGGTCAGGTTCCGACGGCTGTTGGCCGACGAGGAGGAGATCACGGTGCTGATGCACCCGAACCCGGACCCCGACGCGATGTCGGCCGCCGTCGGGGTGGCGTCCCTCGCCGACCAGGTCGACGTCGACGCGACCGTCCAGTACCCCGGACAGATCCGTCATCAGGAGAACCGCGCGTTCCGGACCGTCCTCGACCTCGAACTGGAGCCGATCGAACACGTGAGCGACCTCGCGGCAGAGTCGGTCGTCTTAGTCGATCACAACGAGCCGCGGGGGTTCGCCGGGGCCGACGGCGTGTTGCCGATCGCGGTCGTCGACCACCACCCGGGCGACGGCGCGGGCGAGTCGTTCACCGACGTGCGGACCGACTACGGCGCGAGCGCGTCGGTCGTCGCCGAGTACTTTCAGGACAACGACGCGGTCCCCGTGCCGCCCGACAAACACGCGAGCGAGACGGCGAGCGACCTGACGCTGTCGACCGACACCGCGACGGGACTACTGTACGGGATACTGTCCGACACGAAACACCTCACCGTCGGGGCCAGCGAGCCGGACTTCGCGGCGGCCGCGTACCTCTACCCCGGCGTCGACCAGGACCGGCTCGACCGCATCGCGAACCCCGCGGTCGACGCGGAGGTGCTGGAGGTGAAGGCCCGCGCCATCGCGGGGCGGCGCGTCGAGGGGTCGTTCGGGGTCGCCGACGTCGGCGGCGTGAACAACGTCGACGCGATCCCGCAGGCCGCGGACGAGCTGATCCAGCTGGAGGGGGTCAGCGCGGTCGTGGTGATCGGCGAGCGGGACGGGACCGTCCACCTCTCGGGGCGGTCGCGCGACGACAGGGTCCACATGGGCAACGCGATAGCGGCGGTGTTGGACGACGTCGACAACGGGAACGGGGGCGGACACTCCCGGATGGGCGGCGGAACGATCGAACCGGAGATTGATCCCACGGGAGAGGGCGAGTCGACGACCGTCGACCGCGACGCGCTCGCCGACGGCCTGTTCCGGGCGATGGCGGGCGACGTGTGA
- a CDS encoding DUF7284 family protein gives MAVTSTVLDVTVLLLCVSASVVALGASDAGGPGGPGASDAADRLVTETASVTYADSDAPNGTRRVHATRAELLALVAERDAEDAFDRRVTETVRAGLGPRARVDVTVERGSERDAGGPPALSPGDAFRPAWVERRSFPRPIADTAVPGWAIDGRASEGRSNERSDAVAVGPEPPRNADVTLAVVRQPIPTDVGRDRNGVRSSEGVVRIVVRRW, from the coding sequence GTGGCGGTGACCAGCACCGTTCTCGACGTGACCGTGCTGCTGCTCTGCGTCTCCGCGAGCGTCGTCGCGCTCGGGGCGAGCGACGCCGGCGGCCCCGGCGGCCCGGGCGCGAGCGACGCGGCGGACCGGCTGGTCACCGAGACCGCGAGCGTGACGTACGCCGATTCCGACGCGCCGAACGGAACGCGACGCGTCCACGCGACCCGCGCGGAACTACTCGCGTTGGTCGCCGAGCGGGACGCGGAGGACGCGTTCGACCGGCGAGTCACCGAGACCGTTCGCGCGGGGCTCGGTCCGCGGGCGCGGGTAGACGTGACGGTGGAGAGGGGCAGCGAGCGGGACGCGGGCGGCCCTCCCGCGCTCTCACCGGGCGACGCGTTCCGTCCCGCGTGGGTCGAGCGGCGGTCGTTCCCGCGTCCGATTGCCGACACCGCGGTGCCGGGATGGGCGATCGACGGACGGGCCTCGGAGGGGAGGTCGAACGAGCGCTCGGACGCGGTCGCCGTCGGCCCCGAGCCGCCGCGGAACGCGGACGTCACTCTCGCCGTCGTCAGACAGCCGATCCCGACCGATGTCGGCCGGGATCGGAACGGAGTCCGGTCGTCAGAAGGCGTCGTTCGGATCGTCGTTCGGAGGTGGTGA
- the pan1 gene encoding proteasome-activating nucleotidase Pan1, which translates to MSDTVDDVDMPYDEGSASKQEKIDSLQERLDVLESQNEEMRDKLLDANAENNKYQQKLERLTHENKKLKQSPLFVATVQEITPDGAVIKQHGNNQEALTEITDELREKLDPDDRVAVNNSLSVVKKLEKETDVRARVMQVEHSPDVTYADIGGLEDQMQEVRETVEMPLEHPDMFEDVGIQPPSGVLLYGPPGTGKTMLAKAVANETDATFIKMAGSELVHKFIGEGAKLVRDLFEVARENQPAVLFIDEIDAIASKRTDSKTSGDAEVQRTMMQLLSEMDGFDERGEVRIIAATNRFDMLDPAILRPGRFDRLIEVPKPETAGREIIFQIHTRNMNLADGVDFAELAELTPDASGADIKAICTEAGMFAIRDDRTEVTLDDFLEAHEKLQQDEDSNADDSLAFA; encoded by the coding sequence ATGAGCGACACGGTCGATGACGTCGACATGCCCTACGACGAGGGCTCGGCGTCGAAACAGGAGAAGATCGACTCCTTACAGGAGCGGCTCGACGTCTTAGAGTCGCAAAACGAGGAGATGCGCGACAAGCTTCTCGACGCCAACGCGGAGAACAACAAGTACCAGCAGAAGCTCGAACGGCTCACCCACGAGAACAAGAAGCTGAAACAGTCCCCGCTGTTCGTGGCGACGGTCCAGGAGATAACGCCCGACGGCGCGGTGATCAAACAGCACGGGAACAACCAGGAGGCGCTCACCGAGATCACCGACGAGCTGCGCGAGAAGCTCGACCCCGACGACCGCGTCGCGGTCAACAACTCGCTGTCGGTGGTCAAGAAGTTAGAGAAGGAGACCGACGTCCGCGCCCGCGTGATGCAGGTCGAGCACTCCCCGGACGTCACCTACGCCGACATCGGCGGCCTCGAAGACCAGATGCAGGAGGTCCGCGAGACCGTCGAGATGCCCCTCGAACACCCCGACATGTTCGAGGACGTCGGCATCCAGCCCCCGAGCGGCGTGCTGCTGTACGGCCCGCCCGGGACGGGCAAGACGATGCTCGCGAAGGCGGTCGCCAACGAGACGGACGCGACGTTCATCAAGATGGCCGGCTCGGAGCTGGTCCACAAGTTCATCGGGGAGGGCGCGAAGCTCGTCCGCGACCTGTTCGAGGTCGCGCGCGAGAACCAGCCCGCGGTCCTCTTCATCGACGAGATCGACGCGATCGCCTCGAAGCGGACGGACTCGAAGACCTCGGGCGACGCCGAGGTCCAGCGGACGATGATGCAGCTGCTCTCGGAGATGGACGGCTTCGACGAGCGCGGCGAGGTCCGAATCATCGCCGCGACCAACCGCTTCGACATGCTCGACCCCGCCATCCTCCGGCCGGGCCGCTTCGACCGCCTCATCGAGGTGCCCAAGCCGGAGACCGCGGGCCGCGAGATCATCTTCCAGATCCACACGCGCAACATGAACCTCGCCGACGGGGTCGACTTCGCGGAACTCGCCGAGCTGACCCCCGACGCCTCCGGGGCCGACATCAAGGCGATCTGTACGGAGGCCGGGATGTTCGCCATCCGCGACGACCGCACGGAGGTCACGCTCGACGACTTCCTCGAAGCTCACGAGAAGCTCCAGCAGGACGAAGATTCGAACGCCGACGACTCGCTGGCGTTCGCCTGA
- a CDS encoding DUF5791 family protein produces the protein MFYEVVEDGSGFDAVDADEPAAADLLDAFEAMVTEAAANVEVDRLVGEAGLSEADATAARDGEVDGMSVADAAAVLAAADSDRDADATVAEVRDHLLMGMATAVLDVDAIAAKIDADLTGQEVQQALEGRTAMTLGQLAEILAVIERRKP, from the coding sequence ATGTTCTACGAGGTCGTCGAGGACGGGTCCGGGTTCGATGCCGTCGACGCCGACGAGCCGGCGGCGGCGGACCTGCTCGACGCGTTCGAGGCGATGGTGACGGAGGCGGCGGCGAACGTGGAGGTCGACCGGCTCGTCGGCGAGGCCGGGCTGAGCGAGGCGGACGCGACCGCCGCCCGCGACGGAGAGGTCGACGGGATGTCGGTCGCTGACGCCGCGGCCGTCCTCGCGGCGGCCGACTCGGACCGCGACGCCGACGCGACGGTCGCGGAGGTCCGCGACCACCTGCTGATGGGGATGGCGACCGCCGTCCTCGACGTCGACGCGATCGCCGCGAAGATCGACGCCGACCTCACTGGACAGGAGGTCCAGCAGGCGCTGGAGGGGCGGACCGCGATGACGCTCGGACAGCTCGCGGAGATCCTCGCGGTCATCGAGCGCCGGAAGCCATGA
- a CDS encoding DUF7286 family protein: MVSVGSHRADRSRWRRPRTFVVDERARVPFALVGVLLLVTSSAYAAGLADQGLVGEDRRVERAVERVDADATAALRSAAREAAHDAAAEPVTRAPDGSGPASLAVRERSAFEDAFRIRLAIAGMEALDAVESDVGGVEADASLPAVESADDLVAARERVRVEPVANGTATRVIFGGVETTATRDGRTVVNRTRPRTVTVAVPTLAAHERTERFETRLDRGPVEGAGLGRQLTASLYAMAWARGYGQYAGAPVENVVANRHVELATNAGIVRVQRDVFGASDPDARGGVARATARTGVTDLLSPTGVHEASWTDAVLGTPTPTRGSDGADAAADGADAAADGDRNPSEDAAFERSAEPADRSASVEVGHAADRAATRIHDDLDGIVRRSHRVEASAETEATRIRDGGPVTPARPGSLRDEPWRRVDTTETERVRVGDGSGLEPEADRETVSAGESVSFGEATREVVVERTATATWERRVVERGPNGTVRNVSVDRTVTRDEATDRYRVRVSLTGTYAPRDGAPDRPTATFGGGRDVDGPDLADTPAAAAAELNVETAGGVDRFARDAVEDGDERRAAVVYGDRSDADLDRIATDVSSLSERVRDLEAEASMTDAAVGESTPYRDLAATVRERRDALRDAPSRYDGAVDRGRVAARAAYLDAVIEELEAAAEDREEAADGVLDRVNDAFGGPPVGEVIASREAARDPGTYAVGDGGPGGEVTFAPEGSPGYLPRTAVDGERVEGVDGTTTRPLATRNVNYVTLPYSDVSGGIADRILGTDDTVRPDVAGRSLLAADEALAAADDDDLRADRRALAGRIDDSLRRVDETLAARLAERTGLSREQRRTVLERAASEYDSVGERAVAVGEGEYPDRVAREAARVGSLSKAERIGLAAHLRVETRSAAGRDAVRIPVRFVDATTAASREIRRGEVESAIEARAKEGVGSVPDERVPKPVRTVGAGLPVTPVPGYWVATVNAWNVQVRGEYPRFALRADVGTPGRPFEYVREAGVVRVDVGGESVALGTTEPVAFETRTVVAVAVPAGPPGVGDVDGTREEASGGWPCPGPLTASTSEADECTEG, from the coding sequence GTGGTGAGCGTGGGGAGCCACCGCGCCGATCGGTCGCGCTGGCGACGCCCGCGGACGTTCGTCGTCGACGAGCGGGCACGGGTGCCCTTCGCACTGGTCGGCGTGCTGCTGCTCGTGACGAGTTCGGCGTACGCCGCCGGACTCGCCGATCAGGGGCTGGTCGGCGAGGACCGCCGCGTCGAGCGCGCCGTCGAGCGGGTCGACGCCGACGCCACCGCCGCGCTCAGAAGCGCGGCCCGGGAGGCCGCCCACGACGCGGCGGCGGAGCCCGTGACGCGCGCGCCGGACGGATCGGGACCGGCGTCTCTGGCGGTTCGGGAGCGCTCGGCCTTCGAGGACGCGTTCCGGATCCGACTCGCGATCGCCGGAATGGAGGCGCTGGACGCGGTCGAGAGCGATGTCGGCGGGGTCGAGGCGGACGCCTCGCTGCCGGCGGTCGAGTCGGCCGACGACCTCGTCGCCGCTCGGGAGCGCGTCCGAGTCGAACCGGTCGCGAACGGGACCGCGACGCGGGTGATCTTCGGGGGCGTCGAGACGACCGCGACCCGGGACGGCCGGACCGTCGTGAACCGGACGCGGCCGCGGACCGTCACGGTCGCCGTGCCGACGTTGGCCGCTCACGAGCGGACGGAGCGGTTCGAGACGCGCCTCGACCGCGGCCCCGTCGAGGGGGCGGGGCTCGGTCGACAGCTCACGGCGAGCCTCTACGCGATGGCGTGGGCGCGCGGATACGGGCAGTACGCCGGCGCGCCCGTCGAGAACGTCGTCGCGAACCGCCACGTCGAGCTGGCGACGAACGCCGGGATCGTCCGCGTCCAGCGCGACGTGTTCGGTGCCAGCGACCCCGACGCGCGCGGCGGCGTCGCCCGCGCGACCGCCCGGACCGGCGTGACGGACCTGCTGTCGCCGACCGGCGTCCACGAGGCCTCCTGGACGGACGCCGTCCTCGGAACCCCGACGCCGACGAGGGGAAGCGACGGGGCGGATGCGGCGGCGGACGGGGCGGATGCGGCGGCAGACGGGGATCGGAACCCGAGCGAGGACGCAGCGTTCGAGCGGTCGGCGGAGCCGGCGGACCGGAGCGCGTCGGTCGAAGTCGGCCACGCGGCCGACCGCGCCGCGACCCGGATCCACGACGACCTCGACGGGATCGTGCGGCGGAGCCACCGCGTCGAGGCGAGCGCGGAGACGGAGGCGACGCGGATCCGCGACGGGGGACCGGTGACGCCGGCGCGCCCGGGCTCGCTTCGCGACGAACCCTGGCGGCGGGTCGATACGACCGAGACGGAGCGGGTCCGCGTCGGGGACGGCAGCGGTCTCGAACCGGAGGCCGACCGCGAGACGGTGTCGGCCGGCGAGTCGGTGTCGTTCGGGGAGGCGACCCGGGAGGTCGTCGTCGAGCGGACGGCGACGGCGACGTGGGAGCGCCGGGTCGTCGAGCGCGGACCGAACGGGACGGTCCGGAACGTGAGCGTCGACCGGACCGTGACCCGCGACGAGGCGACGGACCGGTACCGCGTCCGGGTCTCGCTGACCGGGACGTACGCGCCGCGGGACGGCGCGCCCGACAGGCCGACGGCGACGTTCGGCGGCGGCCGCGACGTCGACGGGCCGGACCTCGCAGACACCCCGGCGGCCGCGGCCGCGGAGTTGAACGTCGAGACGGCCGGCGGCGTCGATCGGTTCGCGCGCGACGCCGTCGAGGACGGGGACGAGAGGCGAGCGGCGGTCGTGTACGGCGACCGGTCCGACGCGGACCTCGACCGGATCGCGACCGACGTCTCGTCGCTGTCGGAGCGCGTCCGCGACCTGGAGGCCGAGGCGTCGATGACCGACGCCGCGGTCGGCGAGTCGACCCCGTATCGGGACCTCGCCGCGACCGTGCGCGAGCGGCGCGACGCGCTCCGGGACGCGCCGTCGCGGTACGACGGGGCGGTCGACCGGGGTCGGGTCGCCGCCCGCGCCGCGTACCTCGACGCCGTGATCGAGGAGTTGGAGGCGGCCGCCGAGGACAGAGAGGAGGCGGCTGACGGCGTGCTAGACCGGGTGAACGACGCGTTCGGCGGCCCGCCGGTGGGCGAGGTGATCGCCAGCCGCGAGGCCGCCCGCGACCCTGGGACCTACGCTGTCGGCGACGGGGGGCCGGGCGGCGAGGTCACGTTCGCGCCGGAGGGATCGCCCGGATACCTCCCGCGGACGGCGGTCGACGGCGAACGCGTCGAGGGCGTCGATGGCACGACGACGCGGCCGCTCGCGACGCGGAACGTGAACTACGTCACGCTCCCGTACAGCGACGTCTCCGGCGGGATCGCCGACCGGATCCTCGGCACCGACGACACGGTCCGCCCCGACGTCGCCGGACGGTCGCTCCTCGCCGCGGACGAGGCGCTCGCCGCGGCCGACGACGACGACCTGCGCGCGGACCGGCGCGCGCTCGCCGGGCGGATCGACGACTCGCTTCGGCGCGTCGACGAGACGCTGGCGGCCCGGCTCGCCGAGCGGACAGGCCTCTCGCGCGAACAGCGGCGGACCGTGCTGGAGCGCGCCGCCTCGGAGTACGACTCGGTCGGGGAGCGTGCGGTCGCGGTCGGCGAGGGCGAGTACCCGGACCGGGTCGCGAGGGAGGCGGCCAGGGTCGGATCGCTGTCGAAGGCGGAGCGGATCGGACTCGCGGCGCACCTCCGCGTGGAGACGCGAAGTGCGGCGGGACGCGACGCGGTCCGGATCCCCGTCCGCTTCGTCGACGCGACCACGGCCGCGTCCCGGGAGATCCGACGGGGCGAGGTCGAATCGGCGATCGAGGCCCGCGCGAAGGAGGGAGTGGGGTCGGTGCCGGACGAGCGGGTTCCGAAGCCCGTTCGGACCGTCGGGGCGGGGCTGCCGGTCACGCCGGTCCCCGGGTACTGGGTGGCGACGGTCAACGCGTGGAACGTTCAGGTACGAGGCGAGTACCCGCGGTTCGCGCTCCGGGCGGACGTCGGCACGCCCGGGCGTCCGTTCGAGTACGTCAGAGAGGCGGGCGTGGTCCGGGTCGACGTGGGCGGCGAGTCCGTCGCGCTCGGCACCACGGAACCCGTCGCGTTCGAGACGCGCACGGTCGTCGCCGTGGCCGTCCCCGCGGGCCCGCCGGGCGTCGGCGACGTCGACGGCACGCGCGAGGAGGCGTCCGGCGGCTGGCCGTGTCCGGGGCCGCTGACCGCGTCGACGTCGGAAGCTGACGAGTGCACGGAGGGGTGA